Proteins encoded in a region of the Amyelois transitella isolate CPQ chromosome 9, ilAmyTran1.1, whole genome shotgun sequence genome:
- the LOC106131221 gene encoding uncharacterized protein LOC106131221: MLSIKMIVGEVFFATFKKTSIHKVCSSLIGKLDSPQSFLEALSKQMTNTDNINMVFSTTKHQSDSPMWFELRYGRITGSTFYEAAHCKTINGSLLNAIMGDDSKFTSIAMSRGKILEKIVLKVARKKRLKLKKLDYFLMPSILFLEQQQPDGLTENYTIEVKCPSTEAAILSYVKDNKITPKCWTQVQLQMLCAI; the protein is encoded by the exons atgctgtcaataaaaatgattGTCGGGGAAGTATTCTTTGCTACTTTCAAGAAGACAAGCATTCATAAGGTGTGTTCAAGCTTGATTGGAAAGTTGGACTCTCCACAATCATTTCTTGAAGCATTATCAAAGCAAATGACCAACactgataatataaatatggtatTTTCCACCACCAAACATCAAAGTGATTCACCAATGTGGTTTGAGTTGAG GTACGGTAGAATTACTGGCTCAACTTTTTATGAAGCCGCTCACTGTAAAACTATAAATGGTTCCCTTCTGAACGCAATTATGGGAGATGATTCAAAATTTACTTCCATTGCAATGAGTAGAGGGAAAATACTAGAAAAAATAGTTCTCAAAGTAGCAAGAAAGAAAAG ATTGAAATTGAAGAAGCTGGACTACTTCTTAATGCCGAGTATCCTATTTTTGGAGCAACAGCAACCTGACGGGCttactgaaaattatacaatagaaGTCAAATGTCCTTCAACCGAAGCTGCCATACTTTCCTATGtgaaagacaataaaataacaccaaAATGTTGGACACAAGTGCAACTGCAAATGTTGTGTGCAATATGA
- the LOC106134947 gene encoding uncharacterized protein LOC106134947, giving the protein MSKSNETENFERENKGDGDGDGSAGSVGTQIGIGLWRYFKKSDKGGKCLMCSDELKISQRSTKGLKIHLKTKHNIDINSRNDETGEKSLPVIPKKKPKTLDSFVIKENSMDKTISRMVCKDGFTLSSFCTSSDLRDLFSKSGNKLPNSPNTIRSIVTNFSNTVKADMIIEFERLKKGKQRFSLTFDEWTSQKNHRYLNINVHQKENHFNLGLVRIQGSATAEHCISLVKERLASFGLDLDTDIIACTTDGASVMVKVGKLLRCSQQLCFTHGLQLVVVDTLYKKSNSPIPECPAASIATESDNDDDDDMDANEQGVTVNINSPPLEMTSTYDNLLKKVRKVVKIFKRSPTKNDVFLQKYVKEQEGPKKELALILDCRTRWNSLLNMLERFYNLKNCIDKALIDIESEIKFSDNEWFKINDLIASLQPFKLGVEALCRRESTLITADTTFQFILDKLQQKNTVLSNQLTQSLHERIKERRTNLTGVLIYLQNPKKYDQEAKNTDRTQTFFMPKKAAIRQEIKKILERVSTVEDDEMYAGDVFENTSIAGTSVTVTDTASTLTLKEELEKQLQQEKEIFKKRPDNKQKDYEKILKKEMACFESDGIRGEYLTLAYEYIMTVQPTSVEAERAFSASGYICSSLRSRLGDDTINAICFLRAYFQKSQS; this is encoded by the coding sequence ATGTCCAAGTCCAATGAAACTGAGAATTTCGAGAGAGAGAATAAAGGCGACGGTGATGGCGACGGCAGCGCCGGCAGCGTCGGCACCCAAATTGGTATAGGTCTGTGGCGTTATTTCAAGAAAAGTGACAAAGGTGGCAAATGTCTTATGTGTTCAGATGAACTAAAAATTAGTCAACGTTCTACCAAAggcttaaaaatacatttaaagaCTAAACACAATATCGATATCAATTCTCGAAACGATGAGACTGGAGAAAAATCCTTACCAGTTATAccaaagaagaaacccaaaaCTTTGGACAGTTTTGTTATCAAAGAAAACTCCATGGACAAAACGATCTCTAGGATGGTATGTAAAGACGGATTCACCTTAAGTTCCTTTTGCACATCTTCGGATTtaagagatttattttctaaaagtgGAAACAAATTACCTAACTCGCCAAATACGATAAGATCTATCGTAACAAACTTTAGCAACACAGTCAAAGCTGACATGATTATAGAATTTGAACGTCTCAAGAAAGGAAAACAGAGATTTTCACTCACATTTGACGAATGGACGTCACAAAAAAATCATCGATACTTAAATATCAACGTTCACCAGAAAGAAAATCATTTCAATCTGGGTTTGGTACGTATACAAGGCTCGGCTACCGCAGAACATTGCATTAGCTTGGTAAAAGAACGCCTAGCGAGTTTTGGTCTAGACTTAGACACAGATATTATTGCATGTACAACGGACGGCGCTAGTGTGATGGTGAAGGTTGGCAAGCTTTTGCGTTGTTCCCAGCAGCTTTGTTTTACACACGGCTTGCAGCTAGTGGTAGTTGATACACTGTATAAGAAAAGCAATTCACCAATACCAGAATGCCCAGCAGCCTCAATTGCGACGGAGTCTGATAATGATGACGACGATGATATGGACGCGAATGAACAGGGCGTaactgtaaatataaattcaccACCACTTGAAATGACTTCTACATATGACAATTTATTGAAGAAAGTGCGAAAAGTGgtcaagatttttaaacgGTCACCAACTAAAAATGAcgtctttttacaaaaatatgtaaaggAACAAGAAGgccctaaaaaagaattggcaTTGATATTAGACTGCCGGACTCGCTGGAATagtcttttaaatatgttagaACGATTCTATAACTTAAAGAATTGTATCGATAAGGCATTAATCGATATTGAATCTGAAATTAAATTCAGCGATAATGAGTGGTTCAAAATCAATGATCTCATTGCCAGCTTGCAGCCTTTTAAATTGGGAGTTGAGGCACTGTGTAGGCGAGAGTCAACGCTTATAACTGCGGACAcaacatttcaatttattttggataaattgcaacaaaaaaatacggtGTTGAGTAACCAGTTAACTCAGAGTCTACATGAACGTATTAAAGAACGCCGCACTAACTTGACAggagttttaatttatttacaaaatccgAAAAAGTACGACCAAGAAGCCAAAAATACAGATCGTACTCAAACATTCTTCATGCCAAAAAAAGCTGCAATACGccaagaaataaagaaaatattagaGAGAGTCAGTACTGTTGAAGACGATGAAATGTATGCAGGTGACGTCTTCGAAAATACATCTATAGCTGGAACATCCGTAACTGTAACTGACACAGCTTCTACACTTacgctaaaagaagaattagaaAAACAGCTTcaacaagaaaaagaaatatttaagaaaagacCAGACAATAAGCAAAaggattatgaaaaaattttgaagaaaGAAATGGCATGTTTTGAGTCCGATGGTATCAGAGGAGAGTACCTGACGCTCGCCTATGAATATATCATGACTGTTCAGCCTACTAGCGTAGAAGCCGAGAGAGCGTTTTCGGCATCAGGATATATTTGTAGTTCACTCAGAAGCAGGCTTGGAGATGATACTATAAATGCCATTTGCTTTTTAAGAGCGTATTTTCAAAAGTCACAGTCGTAA